The following proteins are co-located in the Methylomonas sp. 11b genome:
- a CDS encoding TOBE domain-containing protein, with amino-acid sequence MISLLRAIEQSGSINQAAKQAGLSYKGAWQMIERANNLAPKVLIATATGGSKGGGTTLTAAGLSLLKLFTRLEDQHRALLQQLNQSLIDDPDVMLLLKRQVIKTSARNQLSGTIARINSGSVNAEVFVSLKGGEQVVASVPLATLVNLELKVGGDAVVLVNAPDILVLADDGGLHLFSARNRLAGRVIRIHFDGVDSEVIIQLPSGETIAATITQASAEVLALKPGVNAAAVFKSNAVILAALMPAGDC; translated from the coding sequence ATGATTAGCTTGCTACGGGCAATAGAACAAAGCGGTTCGATCAATCAAGCGGCCAAGCAGGCCGGATTAAGTTACAAGGGCGCATGGCAAATGATAGAGCGGGCAAATAATTTGGCTCCCAAGGTTTTAATAGCCACTGCGACGGGTGGCAGCAAGGGCGGGGGGACCACGCTAACAGCGGCGGGTTTATCCTTACTGAAGTTATTCACCCGCCTAGAGGATCAGCATCGCGCCCTTTTGCAGCAACTGAATCAAAGCTTGATCGACGATCCGGATGTAATGCTTTTGTTGAAACGACAGGTGATCAAAACCAGTGCCAGAAACCAGCTGTCCGGAACGATTGCCAGGATCAACTCTGGTTCGGTAAACGCCGAAGTGTTTGTGTCTTTGAAGGGTGGAGAGCAAGTAGTTGCCAGCGTGCCGCTGGCAACGCTTGTAAACTTGGAGCTTAAGGTAGGCGGCGACGCAGTGGTGCTGGTCAATGCGCCGGACATTTTGGTATTGGCTGATGATGGTGGATTGCATCTGTTTTCGGCGCGGAATCGTCTGGCTGGCCGCGTGATTCGCATTCATTTTGATGGAGTGGATTCTGAAGTGATCATCCAGCTACCCAGCGGCGAAACTATTGCCGCGACTATTACTCAAGCGAGTGCCGAGGTTCTTGCGCTAAAACCAGGCGTCAATGCGGCAGCGGTATTTAAGAGCAATGCCGTAATCCTGGCTGCACTGATGCCTGCCGGTGACTGTTAG
- a CDS encoding S8 family serine peptidase, with translation MLRVKEIVVVSLFSLPAGFVYGQAFSNTATNLPAGKAWKFGQILVQPKAGLPDAEFKKILRFNGSGIAEKIGSSAIHIINVPENAEAAVVRALSKNPHIEFAELDMAVPLSAVPNDPQFANAWHLSKIQSPNAWDVSKADGITIAILDSGVDGSHPDLAAHMVPGWNAVDSGSVTADVNGHGTAVAGAAAAVTNNASGVAGVAWNAKIMPIRITNDASGYAYWSDVARGLNWAADNGADVANLSYAASDSATVASAAQYMRSKGGLVLVAAGNDGLDPGLADSVNLIAVSATDTNDVKASFSNFGKYIDVAAPGVSIATTNKGGTYAAWYGTSLATPVAAGVVALIQAANPKLTPDNVEKILKSSADKVSGVNFDLNYGYGRINAANAIKTAINTISVDTQAPTAVITSPSAGSVVSGLASVAVSASDNVSVSQVSLFANGKLVGTDGVAPYQFSWDTGSLANGNVSLTAAAIDSAGNTGSSAVVTVSVQNQNATGGTTGNTATADLIAPTVNISTPVNGAKVSGLVAVSVAAKDNVAVAKVQIYIDTKLVASTTSSSLSYNWNAKKISAGNHVIKVIATDTSGNSGVVSIQVTK, from the coding sequence ATGCTTAGAGTTAAGGAGATTGTGGTTGTAAGTTTGTTCAGTTTGCCTGCTGGATTCGTTTATGGGCAAGCATTTTCTAATACTGCAACCAATTTGCCGGCCGGCAAAGCTTGGAAATTCGGACAGATATTAGTCCAGCCCAAAGCTGGATTGCCTGACGCCGAGTTTAAAAAAATTCTACGTTTCAATGGCAGTGGTATTGCTGAAAAAATCGGTAGTTCGGCTATTCATATCATTAATGTCCCTGAAAATGCTGAGGCTGCTGTGGTGCGAGCCTTGTCAAAAAATCCCCATATCGAGTTTGCTGAATTGGATATGGCTGTGCCACTAAGTGCGGTTCCCAACGATCCACAGTTTGCCAATGCTTGGCATCTATCAAAAATTCAGAGCCCTAACGCATGGGATGTATCAAAAGCAGATGGAATTACCATTGCCATTCTTGATAGCGGGGTGGATGGTTCACATCCCGATTTAGCGGCACATATGGTGCCTGGCTGGAATGCGGTAGATAGTGGTTCGGTCACTGCTGATGTCAATGGACATGGTACCGCCGTAGCGGGTGCCGCCGCTGCTGTTACCAACAATGCCAGTGGTGTGGCAGGCGTAGCGTGGAACGCCAAAATCATGCCGATCAGAATTACCAATGATGCCAGTGGTTATGCATATTGGAGTGACGTAGCACGAGGCTTGAACTGGGCCGCAGATAATGGTGCCGACGTCGCTAACCTTAGCTACGCCGCAAGCGATAGCGCCACGGTAGCTTCAGCTGCCCAATACATGCGCAGTAAAGGCGGTTTGGTATTGGTGGCTGCCGGCAATGATGGTTTGGACCCTGGGCTTGCAGATAGCGTAAATCTGATTGCTGTTTCCGCTACAGATACTAACGATGTGAAAGCAAGCTTCTCGAATTTCGGTAAATACATTGATGTTGCCGCACCGGGCGTATCCATCGCGACGACCAATAAAGGCGGCACTTATGCTGCTTGGTACGGTACTTCGCTCGCCACTCCTGTTGCCGCTGGTGTTGTCGCACTGATTCAGGCGGCGAATCCGAAACTTACGCCTGACAATGTCGAGAAAATATTGAAAAGTTCTGCCGATAAGGTGTCCGGTGTTAATTTTGACTTGAACTACGGCTATGGGCGAATCAACGCGGCTAATGCAATAAAGACAGCTATCAATACCATTTCGGTGGATACTCAGGCACCGACAGCGGTTATTACGTCGCCAAGTGCCGGTAGTGTGGTTAGTGGATTGGCCTCTGTAGCGGTGTCCGCTAGTGATAATGTGTCCGTCAGCCAAGTCTCGCTGTTTGCCAATGGCAAGCTGGTCGGAACCGACGGTGTCGCGCCTTATCAATTTAGTTGGGATACCGGTAGTCTAGCCAATGGCAACGTTAGCTTAACTGCTGCCGCAATCGATTCGGCTGGAAATACTGGTTCATCTGCTGTCGTGACTGTCAGCGTACAGAATCAAAATGCTACCGGCGGCACTACTGGCAATACAGCCACTGCTGATTTGATCGCACCCACGGTTAATATTTCTACCCCAGTGAACGGCGCTAAAGTCAGTGGTTTGGTCGCGGTTTCTGTTGCGGCAAAAGATAATGTCGCAGTTGCCAAGGTGCAGATTTATATCGATACGAAGTTGGTTGCTTCCACGACCAGCAGTAGTTTGAGTTATAACTGGAACGCCAAAAAAATCTCAGCAGGCAACCATGTTATCAAAGTGATTGCAACGGATACATCGGGTAATTCAGGCGTTGTCAGTATACAAGTGACTAAATAA
- a CDS encoding PEP-CTERM sorting domain-containing protein encodes METKTIKHIFLAGLLSSTAIFGGGVQAASFSVAGSLTGDPRTDNPDNLFINVGINVVDTVATWTVDIASPLHPNAKLDEFYFNLGSSVIPGNLSFGGFSPTGWVISNPASTVGGGNFNPTFLFEAVDPPGNGNNVTNAVNLSFTATLNRNWTLDDFYSAAALQSSEATLPAGQLGAHLQSLSTAGCAGCSDSGFLIGNYTRNGGGGGQGSVPEPSVVALLGMGLLGMGLSRKNKV; translated from the coding sequence ATGGAAACCAAAACGATTAAACACATATTCTTAGCGGGACTTTTATCGTCAACCGCAATTTTCGGAGGCGGCGTTCAAGCGGCCTCATTTAGCGTAGCGGGTAGCCTAACAGGCGATCCCAGAACTGATAATCCAGATAACCTGTTCATCAACGTTGGCATTAATGTCGTTGACACAGTCGCTACTTGGACAGTGGATATCGCTTCGCCTTTGCATCCAAATGCAAAGCTTGACGAGTTTTATTTCAATCTAGGGTCTTCAGTCATCCCCGGAAATTTGAGTTTTGGTGGGTTTTCGCCAACAGGTTGGGTTATCAGCAATCCAGCGTCGACAGTAGGCGGGGGGAACTTCAATCCCACGTTTCTATTTGAAGCCGTTGATCCGCCAGGCAACGGAAACAACGTCACTAATGCCGTGAATTTGTCGTTTACCGCAACCTTAAACCGTAATTGGACTTTGGATGACTTTTATTCCGCAGCGGCACTACAGAGCTCTGAAGCTACGTTACCTGCCGGTCAATTGGGTGCTCATTTGCAGTCGCTAAGTACGGCAGGTTGTGCTGGTTGTTCCGATAGCGGCTTCCTGATAGGTAACTACACACGCAACGGTGGTGGTGGCGGTCAAGGGAGCGTGCCAGAGCCAAGCGTTGTGGCTTTGCTAGGCATGGGTTTGTTGGGCATGGGTTTGTCACGTAAAAACAAAGTCTGA
- a CDS encoding HAD family hydrolase: MNDSIIYALDFDGVVCDSAIETAITGWKAGTTIWKDMPDEVPQAIVEQFREVRPIIETGYEAILIIRLMYLGKSTAAIYANYAAKVQRMLDEIHLSIDDLKKLFGETRDNWIASDRADWIAKNPLYPGVAEKLRDLGQRHFWCVITTKQERFVKEILSANQIELADERIFGMDRKLGKPEILKGLKARHPGQPIYFTEDRLPALEGVKKHPELADVKLFFALWGYNLAADHAVAAAQAIVLQQLDTFLSDSLGAV; encoded by the coding sequence ATGAACGATTCAATTATTTATGCGCTGGATTTTGATGGCGTTGTCTGCGACAGTGCGATTGAAACCGCGATCACCGGCTGGAAAGCCGGCACTACTATTTGGAAAGACATGCCTGACGAGGTACCTCAGGCTATCGTTGAGCAGTTTCGCGAAGTGCGGCCGATTATCGAGACGGGGTACGAAGCGATTCTGATTATCCGCCTCATGTATTTGGGCAAGAGTACTGCCGCTATTTACGCCAACTACGCCGCTAAAGTGCAAAGGATGCTGGACGAAATCCATTTAAGCATCGACGATTTGAAAAAGCTGTTCGGCGAAACCCGTGACAATTGGATTGCCAGTGATCGTGCCGATTGGATAGCCAAAAATCCCTTGTATCCCGGTGTTGCCGAAAAGCTGCGTGACTTGGGACAACGGCATTTTTGGTGCGTGATTACCACCAAACAAGAGCGCTTCGTGAAGGAAATCCTTAGTGCCAACCAGATTGAATTGGCCGATGAACGAATTTTCGGGATGGACCGCAAACTCGGCAAACCGGAAATCCTGAAAGGTTTAAAAGCCCGGCATCCGGGCCAGCCGATTTATTTTACCGAGGATCGCCTGCCTGCTCTGGAAGGTGTAAAAAAACACCCGGAGTTGGCCGATGTGAAATTATTCTTCGCGCTATGGGGTTATAACCTTGCCGCAGACCACGCCGTTGCAGCCGCGCAAGCAATCGTACTACAGCAGTTAGACACTTTTCTCAGCGACAGTTTGGGCGCCGTATAG
- a CDS encoding alginate export family protein, producing MAPKNRYRKASFLTALSAITANNLYIDASEAAENKTYSKPPMAAFSSQMPDALLGNDKFEKPVWNLHDTLNLPKWLSASLEQRTRYETMDGSFKANGRGGDQQIALQTDLWLQANLGKLRLGTEFLDARALGADSGSGVNNTHADTADFIQGYAAWADQNLFYSGIGAEIVAGRQTLNLGSRRLIARNAMRNDINSFTGIKLRLLDYDSWQFTGFVTMPVNRYPTAAADILNEVHEFDEEDTHTWFSGGFLELYNLAWNINSEVYLYHLDEGDSIRNPTRNRRYFTPGVRFYLKPKKANFDFQTETIGQLGTVRSSTAASNGRDLEHAAWYQHADVGYTFDAPWSPRFALEYDYASGDENPNNNQDQRFDTLYGARRFEFGATGMYGAFARSNISTPGYRIAAAPRNDVQLGLSHRFYWLASDRDSWTTASLQDTGGRSGDFVGQQLELTARWDFNSSLNFETGWAHLFKGEFAKRAPSAPTIKDDVDYVYVQSQLRF from the coding sequence ATGGCCCCCAAAAACCGTTATCGCAAAGCATCTTTTCTCACGGCACTGAGTGCGATCACAGCGAATAATCTTTACATTGACGCTAGCGAGGCCGCGGAAAATAAAACCTACAGCAAGCCACCCATGGCCGCCTTTTCCAGTCAGATGCCGGATGCCCTGCTGGGCAACGATAAATTCGAAAAGCCGGTCTGGAATCTACATGACACGCTGAATTTGCCAAAGTGGCTATCCGCCTCACTGGAACAGCGCACCCGCTATGAGACTATGGACGGCAGCTTTAAAGCCAACGGCAGAGGCGGCGATCAACAGATTGCCTTGCAAACCGATTTGTGGCTGCAAGCCAATCTGGGCAAGTTAAGGCTCGGTACCGAGTTTCTGGATGCCCGCGCGCTGGGCGCCGATAGCGGTTCCGGCGTAAATAACACCCACGCCGACACTGCGGACTTCATTCAAGGTTACGCCGCGTGGGCAGATCAAAATCTGTTTTACAGCGGTATCGGCGCTGAAATTGTGGCCGGCCGGCAAACGCTAAATCTGGGCAGTCGCCGCTTAATTGCCCGCAATGCGATGCGCAACGATATCAACAGCTTTACCGGAATAAAGCTGAGGCTGTTGGACTACGATTCTTGGCAATTTACCGGCTTTGTGACCATGCCGGTCAACCGCTATCCGACCGCCGCTGCGGACATTCTGAACGAGGTCCACGAGTTCGACGAGGAAGATACCCACACTTGGTTTTCCGGCGGGTTCTTGGAGCTTTACAACTTGGCCTGGAATATCAATAGCGAAGTTTATCTATACCATCTCGACGAAGGCGACAGCATCCGCAATCCCACCCGGAATCGCCGCTACTTCACACCCGGCGTGCGCTTTTATCTGAAGCCCAAGAAGGCCAATTTCGACTTTCAAACCGAAACCATCGGCCAGCTAGGCACCGTCCGTTCCAGTACTGCCGCCAGCAATGGCCGCGATTTGGAGCACGCCGCCTGGTACCAGCACGCCGATGTCGGCTATACCTTCGACGCCCCTTGGTCTCCGCGTTTCGCGTTGGAATACGACTATGCCAGCGGGGATGAAAACCCTAACAACAATCAAGACCAGCGCTTCGACACCTTGTACGGTGCCCGACGCTTCGAGTTCGGCGCGACCGGTATGTATGGCGCGTTCGCCCGCAGCAATATCAGTACGCCCGGCTACCGCATCGCTGCCGCGCCGCGCAACGATGTGCAGCTTGGACTGAGTCACCGTTTTTATTGGCTGGCATCGGACAGAGACAGTTGGACCACGGCCAGTTTGCAAGATACCGGCGGTCGGAGCGGTGATTTCGTCGGTCAACAATTGGAATTGACCGCGCGTTGGGATTTTAACAGCAGTTTGAATTTCGAAACCGGCTGGGCGCATTTGTTCAAGGGCGAATTTGCAAAAAGAGCGCCGTCGGCACCGACTATTAAAGACGACGTCGATTATGTTTACGTGCAGAGCCAATTACGGTTTTAG
- a CDS encoding glutathione peroxidase, whose protein sequence is MNDIYQFSATNINGETVSLEDFRGKVLLIVNTASQCGFTPQYRGLEALYQTYKSRGLVILGFPCNQFGQQEPGDSQEIASFCELNYGVSFPMFEKIDVNGNNAHPLYEYLKNAAPGILGFNAIKWNFSKFLIGRDGKVFKRYAPIDTPAGMSKDIERLLGLSDAPVKA, encoded by the coding sequence ATGAATGACATATACCAATTCTCGGCCACTAACATTAACGGCGAAACTGTTTCTTTAGAAGATTTCCGCGGCAAAGTGCTACTAATCGTCAACACCGCCAGTCAGTGCGGTTTTACGCCGCAATACCGCGGCTTGGAAGCGTTGTACCAAACTTATAAAAGCCGGGGCTTGGTGATACTAGGATTTCCGTGTAATCAGTTCGGTCAGCAGGAACCCGGCGACAGCCAAGAAATAGCCAGTTTTTGCGAATTAAATTATGGCGTGAGTTTCCCGATGTTCGAAAAAATCGATGTCAACGGTAACAACGCGCATCCGCTCTACGAGTATTTGAAAAACGCGGCACCGGGCATTTTGGGATTTAATGCCATCAAATGGAATTTCAGCAAATTTCTTATCGGGCGAGATGGCAAGGTTTTTAAACGCTATGCGCCGATAGACACACCGGCAGGCATGAGCAAGGACATCGAGCGCTTACTAGGCTTGAGCGACGCGCCCGTCAAGGCGTAG
- a CDS encoding S8 family serine peptidase, whose amino-acid sequence MNKKNLYITLGVALLAVPVIIYLDKYLLDQEILQINRDMQQLPASAGNVAKTWKPGQILVKPNAGLADAEFEKILRGNQGKSSEKIGNLPVHIVSVPEQAEEAVVRALSKNPHIEFAELDMAQPMSTTTPNDPNFGGAWHLAKIQTPGAWDVSKADGITIAVLDSGVDGSHPDLANHMIPGWNAVDGGSDTTDINGHGTAVAGTAAAVTDNSVGVAGVAWNAKVMPVRITNDSTGYAYWSDVARGLSWAADNGADVANISYGVSGSSAVSSAAQYMNSKGGIVVVAGANDGVDPGYTDNPYMISVSATDWNDVKASWSNYGAFIDVAAPGTSIATLLRGGGYANWNGTSFSSPVTAGVVALIQAANPNLAPADVEKVLKDSADKVSGVNFDPNYGYGRINANAAVQLALNTVARDTLAPTAAISSPAAGSVVSGLTSVAVNANDNVAVSQVSFYAGGKLVGTDGTAPYTFSWDSTTVANGNINLTAVATDSSGNQGSSSAVTVNVQNQTTVTTTDQAAPTVTISNPTNGAKVSGSVVNIAAAANDDIAVAKVQLYIDNKLVSSTTSKTLSYSWNVKKVAAGSHSIKAVATDTSNKTGTVSILVSK is encoded by the coding sequence ATGAACAAAAAAAATTTGTACATCACTTTAGGTGTTGCACTACTGGCAGTGCCTGTAATCATTTATCTCGATAAATATTTGCTAGACCAGGAAATTTTGCAAATAAATCGGGATATGCAGCAGTTGCCCGCCTCGGCTGGTAACGTCGCTAAGACCTGGAAACCAGGGCAAATTTTAGTTAAGCCCAATGCCGGTTTGGCTGATGCGGAATTTGAGAAAATTCTGCGTGGCAATCAAGGTAAAAGCAGTGAAAAAATCGGTAATTTGCCGGTTCATATCGTTAGCGTCCCTGAGCAAGCGGAAGAAGCGGTGGTACGGGCGCTATCAAAAAACCCCCATATCGAGTTCGCTGAGTTAGACATGGCTCAGCCTATGAGTACTACCACCCCAAATGATCCAAACTTTGGTGGTGCGTGGCATTTAGCAAAAATTCAAACGCCTGGCGCATGGGATGTTTCCAAAGCGGACGGCATTACAATAGCCGTCTTGGATAGTGGTGTTGATGGTTCGCATCCGGATTTGGCAAATCATATGATTCCGGGGTGGAATGCGGTGGATGGAGGCTCCGACACTACCGACATCAATGGTCATGGTACTGCGGTTGCCGGTACAGCAGCTGCTGTCACCGATAACTCAGTAGGGGTTGCTGGCGTGGCGTGGAACGCGAAAGTTATGCCCGTCAGAATTACCAACGATTCAACGGGATACGCTTACTGGAGTGACGTTGCGCGTGGCCTGAGTTGGGCGGCTGACAATGGTGCCGATGTCGCAAATATCAGTTATGGGGTGAGTGGTAGCTCGGCGGTGTCATCGGCGGCCCAGTATATGAATTCCAAAGGCGGAATAGTGGTTGTTGCAGGCGCCAACGACGGAGTAGATCCCGGTTATACCGATAACCCCTACATGATTTCTGTTTCAGCAACCGATTGGAATGATGTGAAGGCCAGTTGGTCCAACTATGGCGCCTTTATTGATGTCGCAGCTCCCGGCACTTCTATTGCCACGCTTCTGAGAGGTGGCGGATATGCCAATTGGAACGGGACCTCATTTTCTAGTCCGGTTACCGCGGGTGTAGTGGCGTTGATTCAAGCTGCAAATCCCAACTTGGCGCCTGCGGATGTCGAAAAGGTGCTAAAAGATTCTGCCGATAAAGTATCCGGTGTTAATTTTGATCCAAACTATGGCTATGGACGTATCAATGCTAACGCCGCTGTGCAATTAGCGCTCAATACAGTGGCTAGAGATACTCTGGCGCCGACCGCTGCCATTTCATCTCCAGCTGCTGGTTCTGTGGTAAGTGGTTTAACCTCTGTCGCCGTTAACGCTAACGATAATGTCGCCGTAAGCCAGGTTTCATTTTACGCAGGCGGTAAATTGGTCGGAACAGATGGCACTGCTCCTTACACATTCAGTTGGGATTCCACGACTGTGGCAAACGGCAATATAAATTTAACTGCGGTGGCTACTGACTCTTCCGGAAACCAAGGCTCATCAAGCGCCGTGACTGTGAACGTACAAAATCAAACCACGGTAACCACCACGGATCAAGCGGCTCCAACCGTGACCATTTCTAACCCAACAAATGGTGCGAAAGTGAGTGGAAGCGTAGTGAATATCGCCGCAGCTGCTAATGACGATATTGCTGTCGCTAAGGTACAGCTTTATATCGACAACAAGCTGGTGTCTTCTACAACCAGCAAAACCTTGAGCTATAGCTGGAATGTCAAGAAAGTGGCTGCCGGCAGCCATTCGATCAAAGCGGTTGCCACCGATACCTCCAATAAAACCGGTACCGTCAGCATTCTAGTCAGCAAGTAG
- a CDS encoding TOBE domain-containing protein has product MKASARNQFSGTVTEVTIGAVNAEVHVGLKGGETIVASITKDSVETLAIETGKKVIVLVKAPQVIVVTDFGGYRISARNQLEGTVTDVKAGAVNTEVDIALPGGDKIAATVTNDSVETLGLRKGQTATAVFKAGAVILGVQG; this is encoded by the coding sequence ATGAAAGCAAGCGCACGTAACCAATTTTCCGGCACCGTCACGGAAGTCACCATCGGCGCAGTCAACGCCGAAGTGCATGTCGGTTTGAAAGGTGGCGAAACCATCGTCGCCTCGATTACCAAAGACTCCGTCGAAACCTTGGCGATAGAAACCGGCAAGAAAGTCATCGTGTTGGTAAAAGCGCCGCAAGTCATCGTCGTCACCGATTTCGGCGGTTATCGGATTTCGGCGCGTAACCAATTGGAAGGTACGGTCACTGACGTTAAGGCGGGCGCTGTGAACACTGAAGTGGATATTGCCCTGCCCGGCGGCGACAAAATCGCCGCTACTGTCACCAACGATAGCGTGGAAACCTTGGGGCTACGCAAAGGCCAAACTGCCACCGCGGTATTCAAAGCCGGCGCGGTGATTCTCGGCGTGCAGGGTTAA
- a CDS encoding molybdenum ABC transporter ATP-binding protein has translation MLLEMNVKLRRGHFDLSTQLSVGDISVGLFGQSGAGKSTLLGLIAGTIQPQSGHIALDGKILFDSRKGIVMPREQRPIGAVLQSDCADATETVRDNLTAAYYRTLKQRRLFKPDYLINLLELGANLDQPIERLSVGERQRVALARSLLKSPKLLLLDETFAAIGHGYRSQLLPILKRLQDEFGLPALYASQSLGEILELTDQLIVLEHGQVLRSGSLREVAKQQGILRYLGIRQIDNILPISIRNHDVQAGCSMADSFGLPLALPLRPQFAIGSQSQVSIRANDIALSRAYIDGISIQNQLKGRICAIIPSGESLIVQVDCGGTLLVEITPGACQSMALREGDVVYCLIKTHAIVYLAELDTLPYQRIVSHGDGYYYLNHAGADTSRVLEYRY, from the coding sequence ATGCTGCTGGAAATGAATGTCAAACTGCGTCGCGGTCATTTCGACCTCAGCACGCAATTATCGGTCGGCGACATCAGCGTCGGCCTGTTCGGACAATCCGGCGCAGGTAAAAGCACCTTACTGGGGCTGATCGCCGGCACCATCCAGCCGCAAAGCGGACATATTGCGCTGGACGGCAAAATCTTGTTCGATAGCCGTAAAGGTATCGTGATGCCGCGCGAACAACGGCCGATAGGCGCGGTATTGCAGAGCGATTGCGCCGACGCCACGGAAACCGTGCGCGACAATCTAACCGCCGCCTATTACCGCACCCTCAAACAGCGCCGACTGTTCAAACCGGACTATTTAATCAATTTACTGGAACTGGGCGCCAATCTGGATCAGCCTATCGAACGGTTATCGGTTGGTGAACGCCAGCGGGTGGCGCTGGCCCGTTCGCTGCTGAAATCGCCGAAGTTGTTATTGCTTGACGAGACTTTCGCCGCCATCGGCCACGGTTACCGTTCGCAACTACTACCGATTTTGAAACGCCTGCAAGACGAATTCGGTTTGCCGGCACTGTATGCCAGCCAGTCGCTGGGCGAAATTCTGGAATTGACCGACCAGTTGATTGTGCTGGAACACGGCCAGGTGCTGCGCAGCGGCTCTTTGCGCGAAGTGGCTAAACAACAAGGTATCTTGCGCTATCTGGGTATCCGCCAAATCGACAACATCCTGCCGATCAGTATTCGCAATCACGATGTCCAGGCAGGTTGCAGTATGGCGGATAGTTTCGGTCTGCCGCTGGCCTTGCCGCTACGCCCGCAGTTTGCAATCGGCAGCCAGAGCCAGGTATCGATCCGCGCCAACGACATCGCCCTGTCTCGGGCCTACATCGACGGCATCTCCATTCAGAATCAGCTAAAAGGCCGGATCTGCGCAATCATCCCTAGCGGCGAAAGCCTGATCGTGCAAGTCGATTGTGGTGGGACCTTATTGGTGGAAATTACGCCGGGGGCCTGCCAGAGTATGGCGTTGCGGGAAGGCGACGTGGTGTATTGCCTGATTAAAACTCACGCCATCGTCTATCTGGCCGAACTGGACACCCTACCCTACCAACGCATCGTCAGCCACGGTGACGGCTACTACTATTTGAACCATGCCGGCGCCGACACCAGCCGTGTTTTGGAATACCGTTACTGA
- the modA gene encoding molybdate ABC transporter substrate-binding protein, translating into MSFIALNRIILALSLLSSAFAQAETTLVAVAANFTKPMTEIAEAFEKASGHSAKLSFGSSGKFVAQFENGAPFEVFLSADDKSPLKLEQSGLAVAGSRFTYAIGKLVLWSGNPGYVDEQGKILSKGDFKHLALADPKLAPYGAAAVEVLKNQGLLEKLQPLFVQGENIAQTHQFVSTGNAELGFVALSQVINNGKVGAGSGWIVPENLHSPILQDAVLLKTGAENPAAQALLAFLKTPPALAIIEKYGYALPAAN; encoded by the coding sequence ATGTCGTTTATCGCTTTAAATCGGATAATTTTAGCTTTATCGCTTTTGTCGAGCGCGTTTGCGCAGGCCGAGACTACGCTGGTTGCGGTCGCCGCCAACTTTACCAAACCCATGACCGAGATCGCTGAGGCGTTCGAGAAAGCTAGCGGCCATAGTGCCAAGCTGTCGTTCGGTTCGTCCGGCAAATTCGTCGCCCAATTTGAGAACGGGGCACCGTTTGAAGTGTTTTTATCGGCTGACGATAAAAGCCCGTTAAAACTGGAGCAATCAGGTTTGGCCGTGGCCGGTAGCCGGTTTACCTATGCCATCGGCAAATTGGTACTGTGGTCCGGCAACCCCGGCTATGTCGACGAGCAAGGCAAAATCTTGAGCAAGGGCGACTTCAAGCATCTGGCCTTGGCGGACCCTAAACTGGCGCCCTACGGTGCGGCGGCGGTGGAGGTCCTGAAAAACCAAGGCCTATTGGAAAAACTGCAACCTTTGTTCGTACAAGGCGAAAACATCGCTCAAACTCATCAATTTGTCAGTACCGGCAATGCCGAACTGGGTTTTGTGGCCTTATCGCAAGTGATCAACAACGGCAAAGTCGGCGCGGGCTCCGGCTGGATCGTGCCGGAAAACCTGCATAGCCCGATCCTGCAAGACGCGGTATTGCTGAAAACCGGTGCCGAAAATCCGGCCGCGCAAGCTTTGCTGGCTTTTCTGAAAACGCCGCCGGCTTTGGCCATCATAGAAAAATATGGCTATGCCTTACCCGCAGCAAATTAA